From the Acidimicrobiales bacterium genome, the window CCTCGAGGTGATCGAGCGGGCGATCGTCAACGCGAACATGGGCCTCACGCCGTCCAACGACGGCCGCGTCATCCGATTGGCCTTCCCCCCGCTCAACGAGGAGCGTCGCCGTGATCTCGCCCGTGTCGTGGGCGGAATGGCCGAAGACGCGAAACAGCGAGTGAACGCAATACGACGTGCGGCGCGCAAGGATCTTGACGATCTCGAGAACGACGGGGGAGTCTCCTCCGACGACATCCAACGAGCCGAGGGACAACTCGATGCTCTGAAAGATGCCCGGATCGCGGCAATCGACGAGGCGCAGGCCCACAAAGAGCAGGAGCTGATGGAGGTCTGACCTCCATCGGTCCAGGGAAGGGCGAGACCATGACTGATCAACACAGCGGCTTCGACGACGAGGACTTCCGCGTCGCCGATGCCGACCCGGTCGACGACGACGTCGTACCCGGCCGCTCGGTGTTCGGCGACGACGACGAGTCGTTCGACGACGACGACGCCGCGGTGCCGCACTGGAGCGAGCCGGCGACCGGTGCCGTGCCGCAGGTGGGCGGGTCCGCCGACTCGGTGACGTTCGCGCCGCCGGCTGAACCCGCACTGATCGAGGCGAACGACGACGACATGGCGGCATGGGCCGATGTGTCGTCGACACCGCGCTGGGCCGACGAGGAGCCACTGATGCCCCCGACGCAGCCGCTGGTCGAGGACAGCGCCGACATCGCCGACGACTTCTTCGCGTTCGACGACAGCCAGGCTGCGAAGACCGCCGAGCCCTCGCTCGGCGCCGCGCTCAATGCCACACGCGGCGGTGGTGAGAGCGACCGCGACCTCCCGGTTGCGGTGATGGTCGGTGTCGGTCTCGCCGCCCTGATCCTCGCGGCCATGACGGTCGGTCCGGCTGCCGCACTCGCCGTGGTCACCCTCGCCCTCGGTCTTGCCGCGGTCGAGTTCTTCAACGCGGTCCGAATCGCCGGTCACCAGCCCGCCGTGCTGCTCGGGCTCACCGCGTCGGTCATGATGCCGCTCGCCGTCTACTGGCGAGGCGAGCAGGCGATGGTTCTGGTGGTGGTGTTGTCGATCGTCTTCGGTTCGCTCTGGTACCTGACCGGCGTCGGCAACGAATCTGCGGTTCGGGGTCTGGGCACGACCCTGCTCGGGATCATCCACATCGGACTCCTGGGGTCGTTCGCCGCTCTGATGCTCGGTACGACCGTCGGGGGCGTCGACGTGGGAACGGGTCTGCTCACCGCTGCGGTGCTCGTCACCGTCGGCTACGACGTGGGTGCACTCGCGATCGGCAAGGTCATGGGCCGCACGCCGCTGTCGCCGGCGAGCCCCAACAAGACCATGGAAGGCCTGGTGGGCGGCATGGTCGTCGCCGTGGCCGTCGGTGTGATCATGGGGATCATGGGCAAGCCCGCCCCCTTCGCCGGTGAAGTGTGGGGTGGGGGCTTCGGCGCCTCGTTGCTGCTCGGTCTCGTCGCGGCGCTCGCCGCCCCGATCGGCGATCTCGCCGAGTCGCAGATCAAGCGCGACCTCGGCATCAAGGACATGGGATCGATTCTTCCCGGCCACGGCGGTCTGCTCGATCGCTTCGACGGCTTGTTGTTCGTGCTCCCGGCGACCTACTACGTCGCCGTGCTCATGGACGTCGTCTCGCCCGGCTGAGCCTCACCTCACGAGCCGACCCACGACACGCCCCGGCCGGAAGGTAGCGTCGCGCCCATGACGACGTCGGTAGCCGTCCTCGGCTCCTCTGGTTCGATCGGGACGCAGACGCTCGACATCATTCGCGCCGATCCCGACCGTTACCGCGTGTCGGCGCTCGGTGTCGCCCGATCGATCGACGTCGTTGTGGCGCAGGCCGAGGAGTTCCGACCCGACGTCGTGGCGGTCGCCGATGCGTCGCTGGCGCGCGGGCTCGCCGATCGACTTCCACCGGGTATCGAGCTGCTCGTCGGTGACGACGCGATGGCCACCGCCGCCAGGCTCGGTGACGTGATCATCAATGGTGTGGTGGGGTTCGCCGGACTCGCAGTGACGCTGTCGGCCCTCGAAGCCGGCAAGCGCCTCGGCCTGGCCAACAAGGAGTCGCTCATCGCCGCCGGACCCGTGGTCCAGAGGGTCTGGGCGGCGTCCGCCGGCGATCTGATCCCGGTCGACAGCGAACACTGCGCCGTGCACCAGTGTCTGCGGGCCAACGAGGTGCTCGACAAGGTGACCGCCGACGATCGCGTCCACGAGATCGTGCTCACCGCGAGCGGGGGACCGTTCCGAGGCCGCAGCCGCGCCGATCTGGCCGAGGTGACCATCGACGATGCGCTGGCCCACCCGACCTGGTCGATGGGCCCGAAGATCACCATCGATTCGAGCACGCTGATGAACAAGGGCCTCGAGGTCATCGAAGCCCATGAGCTCTTCGGCGTCGACTACGACCGGATCAATGTGGTGGTCCATCCCCAGTCGATCGTGCACTCGATGGTGAGCTACACCGATGGTGCGACGATCGCCCAGCTCTCGATGCCCGACATGCGACTCTGCATTGGCTACGCATTGGCCTTTCCCGACCGACTGGAAGTGCCGTACGGCGCGATCGATTGGACCGAGATGTCGCGACTCGACTTCCAACCCCCCGACCTCGAGGCGTTTCCGTGCCTCCGGCTGTGCTACGAGGCGGGCCGCGCCGGGGAGACCGCCCCCACATGGATCAGCGCGGCCAACGAGGTTGCGGTCGACGAGTTCCTCAAGGGACGCATCCGCTGGGTCGACATTCCCGATGTGCTCGATGCGAGTCTTCAGGTCTGGCCGGGAACAATCGCGACCGATGTCGACGTTGTACTCGACGTCGACCGGGAAGCCCGCGTCGTCGCTGCTCAGCTGATCGACCAGAGAGTGCACGCATGACGCTCAACGCAGGCCCCCCTGCTTCGGCGACCGAAGAACGCCCCAACGACTTCACGGGGTTGATCCTTCTCGTCCTCGCGGTACTCGCCCTCGGGATCTTCGCCAGCTGGAGCTGGGCGTTCATCGTCATCGCGCTCATCTTCATGATCTTCATGCACGAGATGGGGCACTTCGTCACGGCCAAGCTCACCGGGATGAAGGTCACCGAGTTCTTCATCG encodes:
- the frr gene encoding ribosome recycling factor yields the protein MIELVLEEAAEKMDAAVSHARSEFSTIRTGRASSALFERLTAEAYGVEMRLQELASFGVPEARMLVVTPHDAANLEVIERAIVNANMGLTPSNDGRVIRLAFPPLNEERRRDLARVVGGMAEDAKQRVNAIRRAARKDLDDLENDGGVSSDDIQRAEGQLDALKDARIAAIDEAQAHKEQELMEV
- a CDS encoding phosphatidate cytidylyltransferase, producing MTDQHSGFDDEDFRVADADPVDDDVVPGRSVFGDDDESFDDDDAAVPHWSEPATGAVPQVGGSADSVTFAPPAEPALIEANDDDMAAWADVSSTPRWADEEPLMPPTQPLVEDSADIADDFFAFDDSQAAKTAEPSLGAALNATRGGGESDRDLPVAVMVGVGLAALILAAMTVGPAAALAVVTLALGLAAVEFFNAVRIAGHQPAVLLGLTASVMMPLAVYWRGEQAMVLVVVLSIVFGSLWYLTGVGNESAVRGLGTTLLGIIHIGLLGSFAALMLGTTVGGVDVGTGLLTAAVLVTVGYDVGALAIGKVMGRTPLSPASPNKTMEGLVGGMVVAVAVGVIMGIMGKPAPFAGEVWGGGFGASLLLGLVAALAAPIGDLAESQIKRDLGIKDMGSILPGHGGLLDRFDGLLFVLPATYYVAVLMDVVSPG
- the dxr gene encoding 1-deoxy-D-xylulose-5-phosphate reductoisomerase, giving the protein MTTSVAVLGSSGSIGTQTLDIIRADPDRYRVSALGVARSIDVVVAQAEEFRPDVVAVADASLARGLADRLPPGIELLVGDDAMATAARLGDVIINGVVGFAGLAVTLSALEAGKRLGLANKESLIAAGPVVQRVWAASAGDLIPVDSEHCAVHQCLRANEVLDKVTADDRVHEIVLTASGGPFRGRSRADLAEVTIDDALAHPTWSMGPKITIDSSTLMNKGLEVIEAHELFGVDYDRINVVVHPQSIVHSMVSYTDGATIAQLSMPDMRLCIGYALAFPDRLEVPYGAIDWTEMSRLDFQPPDLEAFPCLRLCYEAGRAGETAPTWISAANEVAVDEFLKGRIRWVDIPDVLDASLQVWPGTIATDVDVVLDVDREARVVAAQLIDQRVHA